TACATTTAATACAATATACAGAGCCATCGAAGCCTTAAAGGTGATAGGAGCTCAGTCATAAAGAGTGAACTACTTCATCTTAACTACTCTGGAGAGGATCAACACAAAGGGGAAGCTATTTAGAGACCATACATCATTCTTGTGTGCTGTGTTGCCATTGAATAGATGCTTTATTGAACTTATAAGTCTCCAAGTGCATGCTGTAGGATACTGTACATCTGTGCAATGCTAACTATTTCAAAAAGTCATACATTCCTCCCAGCTGGTCTACTGCCTACCTTTGGGCAGATGTAAACACAGAGATTGCAGCAGCATAAAAATGATTCAAAATAACACAACCTTCGACAACGCAGTCATTATCAGAGTATTCCAAAAACATTTGTCTTAGAACTAAAGATAGCGAGTCCCTGTGATGATGTCTGGGCAACACACTGTCAGCACTATCAAGTGAATGGAAACACACTGGAAATGTCTTGAGTGAACTGCCAAGTATTTGTCCTTTTGAAAGGAGCGTGTGAGAGCAGGGTGCACTGGTTGCTGGGTGAAACCCACTGTGGTGAGTCATGGGGttacccacacagagagagggagggagaaggggggaagtgataaagaaagagagggagggggagaagagagaagggagggaaggagaaaaatatacaaagggagagggaagaaagcgggaagggagaggaggaaagggagaggtgggggagagggaagggagggagggagggggagagggaagggagggggagagggaagggagagggaagggaggtgggagggggaagggagagggaagggagagggaagggaggtgggagggggaagggagagggaagggagggggagagggaagggagagggaagggaggtggagggggagagggaagggagaggagggaagggagggttgggggagagggaagggagagggaagggaggtgggagggggagagggaagggagaggagggaagggagggtgggggagagggaagggagggagggaagggagggagggagggagggagggagtcagacAGTGCTGCAGTGGATCCTTGGTGTCACACCAACAAGTGACATCATAGACCAGGACATCCAGTATTAATGTCTGAAAGAAGCTTCAGCTGTCAGACTGAtacatccattcatccatctgtCAAACAGACATCCATTAATCCACCACGTCGGGCTAAAGAAGACCAATGTCCTCATATGTCATTATCACAATAGACTGCAGTCTACGGTAAGATCAGGATATCCAGTCAGTGTGTTTGACCCAGTGTTAGCCTCGACTGCTAGGCAGTGCTATCGTcatctcttttggttccactttcAGCTACAGCATCTCTTAGTAcagtttttttatgttttatttcctGTTTCAATGACTGGACCTAAGTGATAGTGTTAGGAAAGCACCTGGCTAGACTTCCTTTATCACTACACtctatgtctaggggtcctaggctTGGCTAAATGATCTGTCATTTATCTAAATGTGTGTATTAACATGAGAAGAAAGACTAAGCGGGCCAGGTGTTGAATACCTGTGTCCGAGGAGACAGCAAACTTACCAAGTTCAGGTCGATCTCTGTCTCAACTCTATACTTGTGGTTGGCATTCGTTCAAGTAGTGATATACAAAATAATATACAAAAGGCCCACAACAAGTTTTTACACAAACGCTGGCTGGCCAACCTCCCTCTTTGCAATCACCTGCAGTCACTTATTGCCCCCGCCTGGGAGCAATCCACTGTTTATCGAGGCTTCCTGGCAGAGCTTAGCACCTGACCCGGTTGCTGCTGCCACCTAGGGATAGAGTGTGGAAGTGGCAGTGTGCTGTATACCTGTGCACCTAGTTAAGCACTAACTAACCTAAACTACCCACCATATATACTACTACCAATAGCATCAGATACTGTCTCTTGTATCACTCAGGGTAGCTGTTCTCTAAAGGTAGATCATTCAGCCAAACACCTAGTCAGAAGTCCATCAATAGAAGGTCCCCTCAGGTTCCAGTAGCAGGTATCTCTGGAtggggggaggtagggggagggtcCCTACCCCAGTGTGACAGCGGTTCTCCATAGCCCTCCTGACAGCACACCTGGCCAGGTGCATCAGACAACGAGGAGTGTTGGAGCACACAGCAAACATGGACTCATAGAATTCCTCATGTTGCTGGAGAAACAAAACAGAAACCTATTGCagcgaccttaacccaacacaCAGTGACTTTAACCCAACACACagcgaccttaacccaacacaCAGTGACTTTAACCCAACACacagtgaccttaacccaacacacAGTGACTTTAACCCAACACacagtgaccttaacccaacacacagtgaccttaacccaacacacagcgaccttaacccaacacacagtgaccttaacccaacacacagtgaccttaacccaacacacagtgaccttaacccaacacacagcgaccttaacccaacacacagcgaccttaacccaacacacagtgaccttaacccaacaccttgtCAAAAGGTTCAGATCTCTGGGCGTAACGACTAACGTGTTGGGTTGACAGTCACTGGACCCGGGTTCAAATTCACTATAATATGGAGGATACGTATGGAGGATCCCTTTGGGGTGATTATATCATAATAAATGTGTCTAAGACTGGTCCTGATTAGTGTGCAACTAAGTCAGCAACATTTCAATTTGTTTAACTTTATTATACTTCAAAGTCCAACAATGAGATTTGACACTGTATTTTTGTAGGTTACCTTGTAGGAGGCTTCaggaatggatgatctccacttGTTGGTGGGTTTGATGCGCTCATATGAGTTCATCATGACTTCCACTGCATTGGGACACTCATGGCAGGCCTGCAACACCTACAGAATTAGACAAATGGGTCGTTCCACCAAATTAGTTCCTTTTGCattcctttgatattttaagtaggaattgtgcaccaatattgaatcttaaaagcctgttatatgaAATGACATGGCCTTTAATATAGATCACATAGAACATTCTATAAATCAGATTATTAATATTAATTAAGAATTGCTAAAATGGCAAATTTGTTACATTTGTTACattctgtgacttctaggaagatttgtacccacttaaccccaacattGTACAACGTTTTCACCATCATTGCCCTAGTTATTTCCAAAGAATATTATTTATTccatgtgattagtgattaatcTAATCACATCAAATGTCTGTCCTTCATtttatggtgaaactattcattttttaaattagtttTCTAAAAGAAACATTGAATATCTAATAGTCAAATCCTAGTGTATAAGCAGGTGAGCTGATTCtactctttttggacattttgtgttgttttgtggtGGAACACTGAGCGGGTTGGGCATAACATGTCAActctgttacccatagacaggctAGAACTGTTTTACCAACATGTTGTTTTGTGGTGGAACACTGAGTGGGTTGGGCATAACATGTCAACTCTGTTACCAATAGACAGGCTAGAACTGTTTTACCAACATGTTGTTTTGTGTGACTCTTGCAGTGTTCAACACTGGGACATCATTTACAATCAAAGCGTGTTTGTTTAGTGagttcaccagatcagaggcagtagatgaccaaggatcttctcttgataagtgtgtgaattggaccattttcctgtcaaagtGTAAcgaatacttttgggtgtcagggaaaatgtatggagtaaaaagtacattattttatttaggaatgtagtgaagtaaaagttgtcaaaaatatatattgtcaAGTACAGATAGCCCCAAAAAGGACTTAAGTAGtcctttaaagtatttttacttaattaagtactttacaccattgaACTCAGGCGGGTATCTCCACTGACCACCAACGTGTTTCCCCTACCTTGTAGAACTCAGGCGGGTATCTCCACTGACCACCAAAGTGTTTCCCCTACCTTGTAGAACTCAGGCGGGTATCTCCACTGACCACCAAAGTGTTTCCCCTACCTTGTAGAACTCAGGCGGGTATCTCCACTGACCACCAAAGTGTTTTCCCCTACCTTGTAGAACTCAGGCGGGTATCTCCACTGACCACCAAAGTGTTTCCCCTACCTTGTAGAACTCAGGCGGGTATCTCCACTGACCACCAAAGTGTTTCCCCTACCTTGTAGAACTCAGGCGGGTATCTCCACTGACCACCAAAGTGTTTCCCCTACCTTGTAGAACTCAGGCAGGTATCTCCACTGACCACCAAAGTGTTTCCCCTACCTTGTAGAACTCAGGCGGGTATCTCCACTGACCACCAACGTGTTTCCTCTACCTTGTAGAACTCAGGCGGGTATCTCCACTGACCACCAAAGTGTTTCCCCTACCTTGTAGAACTCAGGCGGGTATCTCCACTGACCACCAAAGTGTTTCCCCTACCTTGTAGAACTCAGGCGGGTATCTCCACTGACCACCAAAGTGTTTCCCCTACCTTGTAGAACTCAGGCGGGTATCTCCACTGACCACCAAAGTGTTTCCCCTACCTTGTAGAACTCAGGCGGGTATCTCCACTGACCACCAAAGTGTTCCCCTACCTTGTAGAACTCAGGCGGGTATATCCACTGACCACCAAAGTGTTTCCCCTACCTTGTAGAACTCAGGCGGGTATCTCCACTGACCACCAAAGTGTTTTCCCCTACCTTGTAGAACTCAGGCGGGTATCTCCACTGACCACCAACGTGTTTCCCCTACCTTGTAGAACTCAGGCGGGTATCTCCACTGACCACCAAAGTGTTTCCCCTACCTTGTAGAACTCAGGCGGGTATCTCCACTGACCACCAAAGTGTTTTTTCCCCTACCTTGTAGAACTCAGGCGGGTATCTCCACTAACCACCAAAGTGTTTCCCCTACCTTGTAGAACTCAGGCGGGTATCTCCACTGACCACCAAAGTGTTTCCCCTACCTTGTAGAACTCAGGCGGGTATCTCTAATGACCTCCAAAGTGTTTCCCCTACCTTGTAGAACTCAGGCGGGTATCTCTAATGACCACCAAAGTGTATCCCCTACCTTGTGGAACTGCGGCGGGTAGACCCGTGGAGCTCCAAAATTGAGCAGCAGCTGGTAACAGAGCTCAGGGATGGCCATGGGCCTGACGGAGGTGACCTTCAGGACATACTGGATGGGTTCACAGCCATTGATGTCCATGGTCGTAGTGTCCGCCCCCGCCTCCAGCAGCATCTGCATCAGCACGTGGTCACAGTTCCAGGAGGCCTTGTGCAGGGCTGTCTTATAGTCGTCTTCATACAGGTTAGGGTCTGGAACCAACAAAGGGTTAGGGTCTGGAACCAACAAAGGGTTAGGGTCTGGAACCAACAAAGGGTTAGGGCCGGGAACCAACAAAGGGTTAGGGTCTGGAACCAACAAAGGGTTAGGGCCTGGAACCAACAAAGGGTTAGGGTCTGGAACCAACAAAGGGTTAGGGTCTGGAACCAACAAAGGGTTAGGGTCTGGAACCAACAAAGGGTTAGGGCCTGGAACCAACAAAGGGTTAGGGTCTGGAACCAACAAAGGGTTAGGGTCTGGAACCAACAAAGGGTTAGGGTCTGGAACCAACAAAGGGTTAGGGCCTGGAACCAACAAAGGGTTAGGGTCTGGAACCAACAAAGGGTTAGGGTCTGGAACCAACAAAGGGTTAGGGTCTGGAACCAACAAAGCGTTAGGGTCTTGAACCAACAAAGGGTTAGGGTCTGGAACCAACAAAGGGTTAGGGTCTGGAACCAACAAAGGGTTAGGGTCTGGAACCAACAAAGGGTTAGGGTCTGGAACCAACAAAGGGTTAGGGTCTGGAACCAACAAAGGGTTAACAGTAATGTAGTTTTCCTCTTTTTTTCTACCAGTAATTAGCATACACAATTACCTAGACAAATGCCTAGAAGATATGATGTGAGGCAATGTCATTTTGCATCCTGACGATGATAATGCATCTGACGAGGTGAACCATGATGTAAATCCAAGCCTTATAAGGAGCCGTATCAAGCGTCTTAGAgtggagtgctgatttaggatcggTGTTGCTGttaacccataagagtctaagccctgtctaagccgtGGGAGGGGGtagggttctactaagctatatggaaatgttttaagaaagtcataccaaggatcatttagctatgtGATTTTGAATTTAAGACGccttgaagaataaaaaaatgacatataaaaaatatttgctgaaaaaatatttttggcattactgctattagcctgTACAAACGCATTgactaacagattcactacaaggaacaacagatagtcccccaaAACATCTgtaggaagtttgttctgaagtatcTGTCCTATGCCTTATTTTTGGCactccatatatacttccataaATTTTTTCAGCTGGTACCGGGGACCTTGagatgagtcttgtgaggcctgtgtgCAACCGACATGTACATACgtacgtgttcgtgagagtctcacctttccacagaggggtgtGTAGCCAAAACTGTccgttggcagatcggctgtgagaagaccgattttcaggatgacaaacactgctctagctctgtcacctttcaccacagatgctctagctctgtcacctttcaccacagatgctctagctctgtcacctttcaccacagatgctctagctctgtcacctttcaccacagatgctctagctctgtcacctttcaccacagatgcagAAGGCCGACATATATGGATTCAGTGGATTGATTCAATGCAAAAAACAGATatatctagcttaaactgacactTTAAAAATATTGTAATTAGATTTCTGCGCGGACATCGACTCTAAGGGGTTTTAAGATTACAATCAATAAGACAACATGGacgggggggacctgatcctagatcagcactcctactttgagatgcttgatacatacGGTACGGCACCAGACCTCAtcatacttctggcccttctgtggacactgtgttaactaacctccagatgagcttcaatgccatacaactctccttccgtggcctccaactgctcttaaatgcaagtaaaactaaatgcatgctcttcaactgatcgctgcccacacctgcccaacTGCccaccatcactactctggacggttctgacgtagaatatgtggacaactacaaatacctagatgtctggttacACTGtatactctccttccagactcacattaagcatctccaatgcaaaatgaaatctagaattggctacctatttcgcaacaaagcctccttcactcatgctgctaaacataccctcgtaaaactgactatcctaccgatccttgactttggcgatatcattttcaaaatagcctccaacactctactcagcaaattggatgtagtctatcacagtgccatccgtttttgtcaccaaagccccatatactaccatatactacccaccactgcgacctgtatgctctcgttggctggccctcgcttcatatttcttgcgaaacccactggctccaggtcatctatatgtctttgctaggtaaagccccaccttatctcagctcactggtcaccatagcagcacccacccgtagcacgctctccagcaggtatatttcactggtcatccccaaagcctattcctactttggccgccttgccttccagttctctgctgccaacgactggaacaaattgcaaatatcactgaagctggagactcatatctccctcactaactttaagcatcatctgtcaaagcagctcacagatcattgcacctgtacatagcccatctgtaaatagcccatcaaactacctcatccccatattgttatttttttgttgttgctccattgcaccccagtatctcgacttgcacattcatcttctgcacatctatcactccagtctttaattgctaaattataaatacttcgccactacggcctatttattgccttatctccctaatcttacctcatttgcacacactgtatatagattttttctattgtgttactctgtgttgttttttgtgttgcactgctttgctttatcttggccaggtcgcagttgtaaatgagaacttgttctcaactggcctacctggttaaataaaggtgaaataaataaataaataaataaaaaatctgttAGGAGTGACCCAGAACACCAATCCGTTTTACCTCACCTGCGCCGTGGTCCAGCAGAATGCGGCAGACCAGGTGGTGGTCCTCGCTGTAGGTCTGTTCACGGATGTCCAGGGCCCAGAAGGCTGCAGTGATCAGGGGCGTCTCCTGGAGGGAGTTGACCGCATCCACCTGGGCCCCGTGGGAGATGTAGAGAGCCACCAGCTCAGGGATTCCCAGGCGGGCTGCGGTGTGTAAAGGTGTGTCCTCGTCTTTGCTCTGACTGGGCTTGTTCACATTGCCCcctggaggtagggagggaaggGGGCAGTAGGCCTACTTAATGATATGATTTTGCATATCCAAAGAGATGGCAACCTCAAAATAACATGATTTAACCTGCACTGAACACTTTTATTTAATCTCCATCCATTCTCACCATTAAGGATGAGTTGCTTGGCACAGTCCACAGACTCTTTAGTtatacagtagtgtagtggtgtgtgtcCACTCAGAGACAGGCTGTTGACCCTCGCCCCGTGGCCCAATAACAGGGCCACACAGTCGCCGTGGGCGACCGTACAGGCCACGTGAAGCGGGGTCTTCCCATTGGGCTTCCTGTTAACCGCCGCCCCCTTCTGCAGCAGCACCAGAGCTGTCTCCAGGTAGTTGTACATTACACAGACGTGGAGGGCCATCGCCCAAGAACACTCTAGCTTGTAGTCTGGCAACCAGAAACCTAGAGTAGTgaaaaaaacattacaaataaTAACGTTTTACCATCATTATTGAGCCtcaatctcccctctctctcccaatggCATCCTGAGAGTAGTGAGCTCCGGTCACCCGACAACCTACCAGCTCaatcccatctcctcctcccttcttcagagcatctctggagaccttctcctcacttccctcatcaattcattcctgaccactggctgcatcccctctgacttcaaaatgtccCAAGTCGCTccactcctcaagaaaccaaTACTCGACCCCTCTGTGTTACGGTGGATCTCCACGCTGCCaaatctgactctctctcctttgttctcatcctcctagatctatccgctgccttCGATACCATGAACCAtcatatcctcctctccaccctctcagggctgggtgtctcaggctctatcagatcctcctctccaccctctcagggctggccGTCTTAGggtctgcacactcttggatccCATCCTACCTGACAGGCCGCTCttaccaggtgacgtggagaggatctgtgtctgcaccacgtactctcactactggtgtccctcagggttcggttctaggccctctcctcactctctatatggtctctcctatcattgctatgcagatgacacttaactacttctctccttcccccttctgacacccaggtggcaacACACATTTT
The DNA window shown above is from Oncorhynchus mykiss isolate Arlee chromosome 18, USDA_OmykA_1.1, whole genome shotgun sequence and carries:
- the asb4 gene encoding ankyrin repeat and SOCS box protein 4 isoform X1, which produces MSMCVRVSLILSTIHDIIRRCLHALVRAVVTPEEEKGRWAMEELLTPRQQTARQIKARFLEALQTNNVTEVLEILYTTNLDIDTVLEVEDKRMILASYKQGFWLPDYKLECSWAMALHVCVMYNYLETALVLLQKGAAVNRKPNGKTPLHVACTVAHGDCVALLLGHGARVNSLSLSGHTPLHYCITKESVDCAKQLILNGGNVNKPSQSKDEDTPLHTAARLGIPELVALYISHGAQVDAVNSLQETPLITAAFWALDIREQTYSEDHHLVCRILLDHGADPNLYEDDYKTALHKASWNCDHVLMQMLLEAGADTTTMDINGCEPIQYVLKVTSVRPMAIPELCYQLLLNFGAPRVYPPQFHKVLQACHECPNAVEVMMNSYERIKPTNKWRSSIPEASYKQHEEFYESMFAVCSNTPRCLMHLARCAVRRAMENRCHTGVGTLPLPPPIQRYLLLEPEGTFY
- the asb4 gene encoding ankyrin repeat and SOCS box protein 4 isoform X2; protein product: MSMCVRVSLILSTIHDIIRRCLHALVRAVVTPEEEKGRWAMEELLTPRQQTARQIKARFLEALQTNNVTEVLEILYTTNLDIDTVLEVEDKRMILASYKQGFWLPDYKLECSWAMALHVCVMYNYLETALVLLQKGAAVNRKPNGKTPLHVACTVAHGDCVALLLGHGARVNSLSLSGHTPLHYCITKESVDCAKQLILNGGNVNKPSQSKDEDTPLHTAARLGIPELVALYISHGAQVDAVNSLQETPLITAAFWALDIREQTYSEDHHLVCRILLDHGADPNLYEDDYKTALHKASWNCDHVLMQMLLEAGADTTTMDINGCEPIQYVLKVTSVRPMAIPELCYQLLLNFGAPRVYPPQFHKVLQACHECPNAVEVMMNSYERIKPTNKWRSSIPEASYKGNSSTSI